A genomic region of Amphiura filiformis chromosome 6, Afil_fr2py, whole genome shotgun sequence contains the following coding sequences:
- the LOC140155649 gene encoding kelch repeat and BTB domain-containing protein 8-like, with translation MAGYDPGIATSNHARYSDRNHSNLLLESLSQLRAHQTLTDVTVRVGRKDFTCHRNVLAACSPYFKAMFTAGMQEVKQAVVSLQEVDPKSIGYILDFMYTGNLHLDNDCVQSVFVAANLLQVAPAIHLCAEYLERCLDIANCLGIYKLAVFYQCSTLAESAWDFINYNFVSVCQEDEFLQVSAETLVDLTKSQDLNIDKEDAMFEAVMRWVSADRDGRSIHIEQLLRDIHLELVDKALLWRALAQDVFDQAPAECRSRLERLASQHSSVPCLDGDSGGKGVQRLGMTAQESILLFGRRGREYALLSVELPSKRYQFMDIPAVCRTLGAKMAVTPTNDIYLATDDYKDKTVFRYNHIRRRWAEVAPMLQGRADFGLVHLNGCLYAIGGMNDWEILKSVECYDIAKDEWHFIDPMPRDVIEFSVATLTNSLYIFAGSRTMSYSTTTKTWKPVMPAMPSPRIRVACVTYGTEIWTIGGLSASPLSQDVADVPCCGVEAFAPLSQRWSIRGSLPSLIKFGSAVKYKSKVYLCGMWCGVHELGLGIPMQLNPQFDLYEFNESNERWEDIRFDMPMEEVHSCDVAKIFLGDRVADGS, from the coding sequence ATGGCTGGCTACGATCCTGGTATAGCCACATCCAATCATGCACGTTACTCAGATCGTAACCATAGCAACCTACTACTGGAGTCTCTGTCACAACTGCGAGCTCATCAGACGCTAACGGACGTAACAGTCCGAGTAGGTCGCAAAGATTTCACTTGCCATCGTAATGTCTTGGCAGCATGCTCGCCATACTTCAAAGCAATGTTTACAGCTGGAATGCAGGAGGTAAAACAAGCTGTTGTCTCTTTACAAGAAGTGGATCCCAAATCTATTGGCTATATCCTTGACTTCATGTACACAGGCAATCTGCACCTGGATAACGACTGTGTTCAGAGTGTCTTTGTTGCTGCAAACCTCCTACAGGTTGCCCCTGCTATTCATCTTTGTGCAGAGTACTTAGAGAGGTGTCTAGATATAGCAAATTGTTTAGGCATCTATAAACTAGCTGTTTTCTACCAGTGCTCAACGCTGGCTGAATCCGCCTGGGATTTCATCAACTATAACTTTGTGTCCGTCTGCCAAGAAGATGAGTTCTTGCAAGTCTCGGCAGAAACTTTGGTGGACTTGACTAAAAGCCAAGATCTTAACATTGACAAAGAGGATGCGATGTTTGAAGCCGTGATGAGATGGGTGTCTGCTGATAGAGACGGCCGATCTATTCACATAGAGCAGTTGTTACGAGATATACATTTAGAGTTAGTTGACAAAGCTCTTTTATGGCGAGCTCTCGCTCAAGACGTGTTTGATCAGGCTCCTGCTGAGTGCAGAAGCCGGCTGGAGAGATTGGCCTCTCAACACAGTAGTGTACCATGTCTAGATGGAGATAGCGGAGGAAAGGGTGTACAAAGGTTGGGTATGACAGCTCAAGAATCCATCTTACTGTTTGGTCGTCGTGGAAGGGAGTATGCATTGCTGAGTGTAGAACTCCCAAGTAAGCGCTATCAGTTCATGGATATACCTGCAGTGTGCAGAACACTCGGTGCTAAAATGGCTGTTACACCAACAAATGATATCTACTTGGCCACGGATGACTACAAAGACAAAACTGTGTTCAGGTATAATCATATTCGGCGAAGGTGGGCGGAAGTGGCTCCCATGTTGCAAGGACGGGCCGACTTTGGATTAGTACACTTAAATGGATGCTTATATGCTATCGGTGGCATGAACGACTGGGAGATTTTGAAAAGTGTTGAATGCTATGACATAGCTAAGGATGAATGGCACTTCATCGATCCTATGCCTCGTGATGTTATCGAATTTAGCGTTGCGACACTCACGAATAGCTTGTACATCTTTGCAGGGAGCAGAACTATGAGCTACAGCACGACAACGAAAACCTGGAAACCAGTCATGCCTGCAATGCCAAGTCCTCGTATCCGCGTTGCCTGCGTCACGTACGGCACAGAGATCTGGACAATTGGTGGGTTGTCAGCCTCTCCTCTATCGCAAGATGTAGCAGACGTGCCTTGCTGTGGAGTGGAAGCTTTTGCACCATTATCACAGAGGTGGAGCATCAGAGGGTCCCTGCCAAGTTTAATCAAATTTGGTTCGGCTGTGAAATACAAATCCAAAGTTTATCTTTGTGGAATGTGGTGTGGGGTCCATGAATTGGGACTAGGCATCCCGATGCAACTCAATCCACAATTTGATCTGTATGAGTTCAATGAGTCTAATGAAAGATGGGAAGATATAAGGTTTGATATGCCGATGGAAGAGGTCCATAGCTGTGATGTGGCCAAGATATTTCTTGGTGACAGAGTGGCTGATGGTAGTTGA
- the LOC140155650 gene encoding KRR1 small subunit processome component homolog produces the protein MATSMAERSSAKFSEDLLEVPKGWKEPKFSKDDNPKGLAVESSFATLFPKYRESYLRECWPLVEKSLSDHGIKAVLDVVEGSMSVHTTRKTWDPYIVIKSRDMIKLLARSLPYEQALRVLDDGMSAEIIKIGRMVRNRQRFVRRRQRLIGPNGSTLKAIELLTKCYVMVQGNTVGAVGPYRGLRDVNKIVTDTMNNIHPIYNIKTMMIKRELMKDDKLKSESWDRFLPKFKSKNLKKRKQPLKKRTKKEYTPFPPPQPESKIDKELATGEYFLKEGQKQVKAQELKRMKQAEAKARNQEKRNKAFIPPKEPTVASKTTPTNSTDTSIDIDAFKAKIKKNTQKKMKFSQPESSDSSKRKDRTGKSKTNDGDISPIKFELCELRNSVIMALRRRKKRYTVLRAGGPFK, from the exons ATGGCCACCTCCATGGCAGAAA GATCATCAGCCAAGTTTTCAGAAGATCTGCTTGAAGTACCTAAAGGATGGAAAGAACCAAAATTCTCAAAGGATGACAACCCAAAAGGATTGGCAGTTGAAAGTTCCTTTGCTACACTTTTCCCAAAATACAGAGAGTCATATCTGCGTGAATGTTGGCCCCTAGTGGAAAAGTCTCTTAGTGATCAT GGAATCAAGGCTGTGTTGGACGTCGTGGAAGGCAGCATGTCAGTACACACAACTCGTAAGACTTGGGATCCATACATAGTCATCAAATCCAGAGATATGATCAAATTATTAGCCAGAAGTTTACCATATGAGCAG GCCCTTAGAGTTCTAGATGATGGAATGTCAGCAGAAATAATTAAGATCGGTAGAATGGTCAGAAATCGACAGAGATTTGTCAGAAGACGACAAAGATTAATAGGACCCAATGGCTCCACGCTAAAG GCAATAGAGTTATTAACCAAATGCTACGTGATGGTACAGGGTAACACAGTAGGTGCTGTAGGGCCATACAGAGGTTTGAGAGATGTCAACAAAATAGTGACAGACACCATGAATAATATACACCCTATATATAATATCAAG ACAATGATGATAAAACGAGAACTGATGAAGGATGACAAGTTGAAGAGTGAATCATGGGACAGATTTCTACCTAAATTCAAATCAAAGAACTTGAAGAAACGCAAACAGCCATTGAAGAAGAGAACCAAGAAAGAGTATACACCATTCCCTCCACCACAGCCTGAAAGCAAG ATTGATAAAGAGTTGGCTACTGGTGAATATTTCTTGAAGGAAGGACAGAAACAGGTTAAAGCACAAGAGCTGAAAAGG ATGAAACAAGCAGAAGCTAAAGCCAGGAATCAAGAGAAGAGAAACAAGGCATTTATACCACCTAAGGAGCCAACGGTAGCATCTAAGACCACACCAACAAATAGTACTGATACCAGCATAGACATTGATGCATTCAAAGCCAAAATTAAGAAGAATACACAG aaaaagatgaaatttaGCCAACCAGAAAGCAGTGACTCAAGTAAAAGAAAAGACAGAACTGGAAAGTCTAAAACAAATGATGGTGATATATCACCCATTAAATTTGAACTGTGCGAACTACGAAACAGTGTAATAATGGCCTTAAGGCGACGGAAAAAAAGATACACTGTTCTACGGGCAggtggacctttcaagtag